A single Flavobacterium sp. 1 DNA region contains:
- a CDS encoding porin family protein yields MKSLKILLLGAFIMLASNTISAQKWGIRAGVNFSDISGDGWDSSSKTGLYAGVYKEIPLIKSLLFIQPEVQYSQEGFSTNINDVKIDYLTVPILAKIYVAKLLSFETGPQFGFLVNDNDFGDANSFVPSWAFGASLNLPLGLSINARYVSGLDDTYDNPTLSGKNQVIQLGAAFQF; encoded by the coding sequence ATGAAATCATTAAAAATCTTATTATTAGGCGCCTTTATAATGTTAGCATCAAACACAATATCGGCACAGAAATGGGGAATTAGAGCGGGTGTCAATTTCTCTGATATCAGCGGAGACGGTTGGGACTCATCAAGCAAAACAGGGCTTTATGCGGGTGTTTACAAAGAAATTCCATTGATAAAAAGCCTGTTGTTTATCCAGCCTGAAGTTCAATACTCTCAGGAAGGGTTTTCTACTAATATTAATGATGTAAAGATAGATTATCTTACAGTGCCCATTTTAGCTAAAATTTATGTTGCTAAATTATTAAGTTTTGAAACTGGTCCTCAATTTGGATTTCTGGTTAACGACAATGATTTTGGCGATGCAAACAGTTTTGTGCCTTCATGGGCTTTCGGAGCATCTTTGAATCTGCCTCTTGGCTTATCCATAAACGCTAGATATGTTTCTGGTTTGGATGACACTTATGATAATCCAACTCTATCAGGAAAAAATCAAGTTATTCAACTAGGTGCCGCTTTTCAATTTTAA
- a CDS encoding RtcB family protein, which translates to MGNKLSGRDLIKLGFPKNNSINIALGQISRYRKKEKKERIINEAKDVLLHPEKYKNDGTWGKVAEGLVNPVVVRMHQLQTTRAPFSIFGENEIDDQAKFQLYDSLKLPISIAGALMPDAHSGYGLPIGGVLATDNAVIPYGVGVDIGCRMSLSIFDLPASFIKGKDHQLQAILKEHTKFGMNETHAVKADHEVFSRSEFQDIPLLKGLLSKAYKQLGTSGGGNHFVEFGTVQLDTVLPEWKLEPGNYFCVLSHSGSRGMGANIAKHYTYLATKQCPLPKNVQHLAWLDLNTHDGQEYWLAMNLAGDYAKACHDDIHRRVAKAIGKRVVTTIENHHNFAWKEMVNGKECIVHRKGATPAHEGQLGIIPGSMTAPGFVVMGKGNRESLNSASHGAGRLFSRAKCKSTFTPSEIKKTLKDHDVHLIGGNVDEAPMAYKNIHKVMALQTELVTVLGTFTPKIVRMDR; encoded by the coding sequence ATGGGAAATAAATTATCGGGAAGAGACCTAATAAAATTGGGCTTCCCTAAAAACAACAGTATCAATATCGCTTTAGGGCAGATAAGCAGGTACCGAAAAAAAGAAAAAAAAGAGCGTATCATCAATGAAGCCAAAGATGTATTGCTCCATCCGGAAAAGTATAAAAATGACGGCACCTGGGGCAAAGTAGCCGAAGGTTTGGTTAATCCTGTAGTGGTGAGAATGCATCAGCTACAGACCACGCGTGCGCCATTCTCGATTTTTGGAGAAAATGAAATCGATGATCAAGCGAAGTTTCAATTGTATGATTCTTTGAAGTTGCCAATTTCTATAGCAGGCGCTTTAATGCCCGATGCACATTCTGGTTATGGACTGCCAATTGGCGGTGTTTTGGCGACAGATAATGCGGTAATTCCGTATGGTGTTGGTGTTGATATTGGATGCCGAATGAGCTTGTCGATATTTGATCTGCCTGCTTCTTTTATCAAAGGAAAAGACCATCAGCTGCAGGCCATTTTGAAAGAGCATACCAAATTTGGAATGAACGAAACACACGCTGTCAAAGCCGATCATGAAGTTTTCAGCCGATCCGAGTTTCAAGATATTCCATTGCTTAAGGGATTACTTTCCAAAGCTTACAAACAATTGGGAACCTCAGGAGGCGGAAACCATTTTGTGGAATTTGGAACCGTACAGCTGGACACCGTTCTGCCGGAATGGAAACTGGAACCGGGCAATTATTTTTGTGTGTTGTCGCACAGCGGTTCTCGCGGCATGGGTGCCAATATTGCAAAACATTACACGTATCTGGCAACCAAGCAATGTCCGTTGCCAAAGAATGTCCAGCATTTGGCTTGGCTCGATTTGAACACGCATGATGGTCAAGAATATTGGCTGGCAATGAATTTAGCGGGAGATTATGCTAAAGCCTGCCACGATGATATTCACCGAAGAGTAGCCAAAGCCATTGGCAAAAGAGTCGTGACAACTATCGAAAACCATCACAACTTTGCTTGGAAAGAAATGGTAAACGGAAAAGAATGCATTGTTCATAGAAAAGGAGCCACTCCTGCCCACGAAGGACAGCTGGGGATTATTCCGGGATCAATGACTGCGCCGGGATTTGTAGTTATGGGAAAAGGCAATCGGGAATCATTGAATTCTGCTTCACATGGGGCAGGAAGATTGTTTTCGAGAGCCAAATGCAAAAGCACTTTTACGCCAAGTGAAATTAAAAAAACATTGAAAGATCATGATGTTCACCTCATCGGTGGCAATGTTGATGAAGCGCCGATGGCCTACAAAAACATTCACAAAGTTATGGCGCTGCAAACCGAACTAGTCACTGTATTAGGAACGTTTACGCCAAAAATTGTCCGCATGGACAGATAA
- a CDS encoding 2Fe-2S iron-sulfur cluster-binding protein has protein sequence MDVLIKIKDREGIIHDLQAPTDMAMNIMELCKAYELPVEGTCGGMAMCASCQCYVLNDVVLPEMGDDEEAMLSEAFYVKSNSRLGCQIPITESLDGLELELAPEN, from the coding sequence ATGGACGTATTAATAAAGATTAAAGATAGAGAAGGAATTATTCATGATTTACAAGCGCCTACTGATATGGCGATGAACATAATGGAACTTTGCAAAGCTTATGAACTTCCTGTTGAAGGAACTTGTGGCGGTATGGCAATGTGTGCTTCTTGTCAATGTTATGTTCTTAATGATGTAGTATTGCCAGAAATGGGTGATGATGAAGAAGCGATGTTGTCTGAAGCATTTTATGTAAAATCAAATAGCAGATTAGGTTGTCAAATCCCTATAACTGAAAGTCTGGATGGGTTAGAATTAGAATTAGCTCCAGAAAATTAA
- a CDS encoding Mrp/NBP35 family ATP-binding protein, which yields MKLDKNNILKALETITIAGEGKNMVESGAVANVVTFGDEVVVDLVLHTPAMHIKKRAEDDIKKTIHDLVSPDAKIKVNIKVEVPEKNEIKGKAIPGIKNIIAVASGKGGVGKSTVTANLAVTLTKMGFAVGVLDADIYGPSMPIMFDVENEKPISVEVNGKSKMKPVESYGVKMLSIGFFTSPSQAVIWRGPMASKALNQMIFDANWGELDFMLIDLPPGTGDIHLSIMQSLPVTGAVVVSTPQAVALADAKKGVSMFLSEAINVPVLGIIENMAYFTPEELPNNKYYIFGKEGAKDLAQDLGVAFLGEVPIVQSIREAGDYGRPAALQTGSVIESVFDEITRNVVSEVVSRNENLEPTEAIKITTMAGCSAVKK from the coding sequence ATGAAATTAGATAAAAACAACATTCTTAAAGCATTAGAAACAATTACTATTGCTGGTGAAGGTAAAAATATGGTAGAAAGCGGAGCCGTTGCAAACGTAGTCACTTTTGGAGATGAGGTTGTAGTAGATTTAGTATTGCACACACCAGCAATGCATATTAAAAAAAGAGCCGAAGACGATATCAAAAAAACAATTCACGATTTAGTTTCGCCCGATGCCAAAATTAAAGTGAACATAAAAGTTGAAGTTCCAGAAAAGAATGAAATCAAAGGAAAAGCTATCCCAGGAATAAAAAACATTATTGCTGTAGCTTCTGGAAAAGGAGGAGTTGGGAAGTCTACTGTTACAGCAAATTTAGCTGTAACATTGACAAAAATGGGTTTCGCAGTTGGTGTTCTTGATGCCGATATTTATGGACCGTCTATGCCAATTATGTTTGATGTAGAAAATGAAAAACCTATTTCGGTTGAGGTTAATGGGAAGTCAAAAATGAAACCTGTAGAAAGTTATGGGGTTAAAATGCTTTCTATTGGATTTTTTACCTCACCTAGCCAAGCTGTTATTTGGAGAGGGCCGATGGCTTCTAAAGCATTGAATCAGATGATTTTTGATGCTAATTGGGGAGAATTAGATTTTATGTTAATTGATTTGCCTCCTGGAACTGGGGATATTCACCTTTCTATTATGCAATCATTACCGGTTACCGGAGCTGTAGTGGTAAGTACGCCTCAAGCCGTTGCATTGGCCGATGCCAAAAAAGGGGTTTCTATGTTTTTATCTGAAGCGATAAATGTGCCTGTTTTGGGAATTATAGAGAATATGGCCTATTTTACGCCAGAAGAATTGCCTAACAATAAGTATTATATTTTTGGGAAAGAAGGGGCCAAAGATCTTGCACAAGATTTAGGAGTGGCTTTCTTAGGAGAAGTGCCAATTGTTCAATCCATTCGCGAAGCTGGAGATTATGGACGCCCTGCGGCATTACAAACTGGTTCAGTTATTGAAAGTGTTTTTGATGAAATCACACGTAATGTTGTAAGTGAAGTGGTTAGTAGAAATGAAAATTTAGAGCCGACTGAGGCAATCAAAATTACGACAATGGCAGGATGTTCTGCCGTTAAGAAATAA
- a CDS encoding NifU family protein produces the protein MKTEELTNNVLKALDEIRPFLNSDGGDIKLISIDEGKHVKVRLEGACTSCSVNQMTLRAGVETTIKKYAPQIETVVNVL, from the coding sequence ATGAAAACAGAAGAATTAACAAATAATGTTTTGAAGGCGCTAGATGAAATCAGGCCTTTTTTGAATTCAGATGGCGGTGACATTAAGCTCATTTCAATTGATGAGGGAAAACATGTAAAAGTTAGGCTTGAAGGAGCTTGCACTAGCTGCAGTGTCAATCAGATGACTTTGAGAGCGGGTGTTGAGACTACCATTAAAAAATACGCCCCTCAAATAGAAACGGTTGTCAATGTTTTGTAA
- a CDS encoding fasciclin domain-containing protein produces the protein MKKRLHYYLLVIPLLALFFGCSSDVYDEYYARPANLEDPIYQQLEAKGNFKNLTVLIDKAGYKDILGKAGYWTMFAPNDVAFTKFFQEQGISDVTKIDDATAAKIVKYALVYNAFMKDKLSDYQSSKGWVVDNAYRRRTAFYDGFVTKTINGQPMVIVGSNRNGGYISGDNNNKYITYFTDEYFKAKSLSSYDFNYFYPGKEYTGFNVFDSKVLEADIVAENGVIHEVDKVSLPLMNIDQYLEQNSKYSLFRKILEENLASYVFFQPATTDYYNYTGKSDKVYVKLYDPTLAFSPNNENFVKTDDNDGQSDAYTLIAPEDAALQTFVDKILLKNYPSLDKLPKYVFQDLINAHMVQGALWPSKNDLANGLKEDLTFNFATDIIEKKVLSNGFFYGANKVQKSNLFYTVYTSAYLDPKYSFATKIFNDGSGIKEMISNIKTKYTIFLPSDTVLIGLGFNWDSRFLQWVYVNPVTAQSESGSAARNRLVRLFYNCIVLTPKGELDNIATTSGIIRTGDNELPGEYIQWSNSKVYAAGDVAYGTVTKVIGKELQENGITYYVDSFPQFSTELQGLVIKRLAASNVEFNSFYQYLANSKIFNSSTGKIEGVDIGTSYTFIIPNKAAIARAVTAKLLPASPNPALQTTGEKDMVADFIQYHIIVNKTASNDGLTTGQWETLRKNTQGDKTYVGVISDGATRTLSFKDESGNENAAANFIQASSNNLADRSLIHLVDNYLKLREIK, from the coding sequence ATGAAGAAAAGATTACACTACTATTTACTTGTTATACCCCTTCTAGCCTTATTTTTTGGCTGTAGTTCAGATGTATATGATGAATACTATGCGCGTCCTGCGAATCTTGAAGATCCAATTTATCAACAATTGGAAGCAAAAGGGAATTTTAAAAATTTAACGGTCTTAATTGACAAAGCAGGTTATAAAGATATTTTAGGAAAAGCAGGATATTGGACTATGTTTGCTCCTAATGATGTTGCTTTTACTAAATTTTTCCAAGAGCAAGGTATCTCAGATGTAACTAAAATAGATGATGCTACTGCTGCTAAAATTGTTAAATATGCGCTTGTTTATAATGCTTTTATGAAGGACAAATTATCTGATTACCAATCATCAAAAGGTTGGGTAGTAGATAATGCTTACCGAAGAAGAACTGCATTTTATGATGGTTTTGTGACTAAAACTATTAATGGTCAGCCGATGGTTATAGTAGGATCCAACCGTAATGGCGGTTATATTTCAGGAGATAATAACAATAAGTATATTACTTATTTTACGGATGAATATTTTAAGGCTAAAAGTTTGAGTTCTTATGATTTTAATTATTTCTATCCAGGTAAAGAGTACACAGGATTTAATGTTTTTGATTCAAAAGTACTAGAAGCTGATATTGTTGCTGAAAATGGTGTTATTCATGAAGTAGATAAGGTAAGTCTCCCATTAATGAATATAGATCAGTATCTGGAGCAAAATAGTAAATACAGCTTGTTTCGTAAAATACTTGAAGAGAATCTTGCTAGTTATGTTTTTTTTCAACCTGCTACAACAGATTATTATAATTATACTGGTAAATCAGACAAGGTTTACGTTAAATTGTACGATCCTACTTTGGCATTTTCACCTAATAATGAAAACTTTGTAAAAACAGACGACAATGACGGCCAGTCTGATGCCTATACGCTGATTGCTCCAGAAGATGCTGCTTTACAGACTTTTGTGGATAAAATTCTTCTTAAAAATTATCCTTCTCTTGATAAATTGCCAAAATATGTTTTTCAAGATTTAATAAATGCACACATGGTGCAAGGTGCTTTATGGCCTTCAAAGAATGATTTAGCAAATGGGTTGAAAGAAGATTTAACATTTAATTTTGCAACTGATATTATTGAGAAGAAAGTTTTAAGTAACGGATTTTTTTATGGTGCTAACAAAGTGCAGAAATCCAATTTATTTTATACTGTTTATACTTCTGCTTATCTCGATCCTAAATATAGTTTTGCAACTAAAATTTTTAATGACGGTTCTGGTATCAAAGAAATGATTAGTAATATAAAAACTAAATATACTATTTTCTTACCATCTGATACGGTATTAATTGGTCTTGGTTTCAATTGGGACTCAAGATTTCTACAATGGGTATATGTTAATCCTGTAACTGCACAAAGTGAAAGCGGAAGTGCCGCCAGAAATAGATTAGTAAGACTCTTTTATAATTGTATCGTTCTTACGCCTAAAGGGGAGTTGGATAACATTGCAACTACTTCTGGTATTATCCGTACAGGAGATAATGAATTGCCAGGGGAGTATATACAATGGTCTAACAGCAAAGTGTATGCGGCTGGTGATGTTGCATATGGAACTGTAACTAAAGTAATAGGAAAAGAATTGCAGGAAAATGGGATCACCTATTATGTTGATAGTTTTCCACAATTCTCTACTGAATTACAAGGTTTGGTTATCAAGCGTTTAGCAGCAAGTAATGTTGAATTCAACAGTTTCTATCAATATCTTGCAAATTCTAAAATTTTCAATTCTTCAACAGGAAAAATTGAAGGGGTAGATATAGGCACTTCTTATACTTTTATAATCCCAAATAAAGCGGCTATCGCAAGAGCGGTTACTGCAAAACTCCTTCCTGCTTCACCTAATCCAGCGTTACAGACAACAGGAGAAAAAGACATGGTTGCCGATTTTATACAATACCATATTATTGTTAATAAAACGGCTTCAAATGACGGATTGACTACTGGACAATGGGAAACATTAAGAAAAAATACGCAAGGAGACAAAACTTATGTTGGAGTAATTAGTGATGGTGCAACTAGGACATTGTCGTTTAAAGATGAATCAGGTAATGAAAATGCAGCTGCTAATTTTATACAAGCAAGCAGTAATAATTTAGCAGACAGGTCTTTAATCCATTTAGTAGACAACTATCTTAAACTTAGAGAAATAAAATGA
- a CDS encoding MGMT family protein — protein MEAANDNFFERVYIVVRKIPYGKVTSYGAIAKVLGAARSARMVGWAMNAAHNLEDVPAHRVVNRKGLLTGKHHFDGTNLMQQLLESEGVIVVDNQIMNFEAVFWEPEIAV, from the coding sequence ATGGAAGCAGCAAATGATAATTTTTTTGAAAGAGTCTATATTGTCGTAAGGAAAATTCCTTATGGGAAAGTCACTTCTTATGGTGCTATTGCTAAAGTTTTAGGAGCGGCACGCTCTGCAAGAATGGTTGGCTGGGCTATGAATGCGGCTCATAATCTAGAAGATGTCCCTGCTCATAGAGTTGTTAACAGAAAGGGACTGCTCACAGGGAAACATCATTTTGACGGAACCAATCTCATGCAGCAGTTACTGGAAAGTGAAGGTGTTATTGTTGTTGATAATCAAATCATGAATTTTGAGGCTGTTTTCTGGGAACCAGAGATAGCCGTTTAA
- a CDS encoding LysE family transporter, translated as MTLLQPFFLGFIVAAIGITPPGLINMTAAKVSLKDGRVEAIFFAVGATVIVFFQTFLALLFADFINSHPDVINKLQEIGLFIFIGLTIYFFWKAKKTKLPKAETKIRSKTNRFFLGMLLSALNLFPVPYYVFVSITLSTYGYFYFLEPFIYAFVVGVVTGSFLVFYLYIVYFKKRETKSSFLINNGNYIIGALTGLVSIVTLFKLIKGYFG; from the coding sequence ATGACGCTACTACAGCCTTTTTTTCTCGGATTTATTGTTGCTGCTATTGGTATTACACCTCCCGGTCTAATCAATATGACAGCTGCAAAGGTAAGCTTGAAAGACGGTAGAGTTGAAGCTATATTTTTTGCTGTTGGTGCTACTGTAATCGTTTTTTTTCAGACATTTTTAGCCTTATTATTTGCTGATTTTATTAATAGCCATCCTGATGTCATTAATAAACTGCAGGAAATAGGACTGTTTATTTTTATAGGGCTTACTATTTATTTTTTTTGGAAAGCCAAAAAAACAAAATTGCCTAAGGCAGAAACAAAAATACGCAGCAAGACCAATCGGTTCTTTTTAGGAATGTTACTGTCGGCATTGAATTTATTTCCTGTACCATACTATGTTTTTGTATCCATTACACTTTCTACTTATGGATATTTTTATTTTTTAGAACCTTTTATTTACGCATTTGTAGTTGGTGTTGTAACAGGTTCCTTTTTAGTTTTTTATCTTTATATCGTGTATTTCAAAAAAAGAGAAACTAAATCTTCTTTTTTGATCAATAACGGGAATTATATTATTGGAGCCCTTACCGGACTCGTTTCCATAGTTACACTCTTTAAGCTTATTAAGGGATATTTTGGATAA
- the trmB gene encoding tRNA (guanosine(46)-N7)-methyltransferase TrmB has protein sequence MGSKNKLKRFKENETFNNVFQPTREEVVGDLFPLRGKWNSDFFKNENPLVLELGCGKGEYSVGLAERYPNKNFVGIDIKGARFWRGAKTAVETGLHNVAFIRTQIELINHIFAENEVDEIWITFPDPQIKYKRTKHRMTNSEFLQLYKKILKKEGVVNLKTDSEFMHGYTLGLLHGEGHEVLYANHNVYVNEGSPEEVTAFQTFYEKQYLEINKAITYIRFKIK, from the coding sequence GTGGGAAGTAAAAATAAGTTAAAAAGGTTCAAAGAAAACGAAACATTCAATAACGTTTTTCAACCAACTAGGGAAGAAGTAGTCGGAGATTTATTCCCGCTAAGAGGAAAATGGAATTCAGATTTTTTTAAAAATGAAAATCCATTGGTTCTCGAATTGGGTTGTGGCAAAGGTGAATATTCTGTTGGTTTGGCTGAGAGATATCCAAATAAAAACTTCGTAGGAATCGATATCAAAGGAGCTCGTTTTTGGCGTGGTGCAAAAACTGCTGTTGAAACAGGATTGCATAATGTGGCTTTTATTCGCACGCAGATCGAATTAATCAACCATATTTTTGCCGAAAATGAAGTGGATGAAATTTGGATTACTTTTCCAGATCCTCAAATAAAGTACAAGAGAACAAAACATAGAATGACCAATTCGGAATTTCTGCAGTTATATAAAAAAATCCTCAAAAAAGAAGGTGTGGTAAACCTGAAAACTGACAGCGAATTCATGCACGGATACACTCTTGGATTGTTGCATGGCGAAGGACATGAAGTTTTGTACGCCAATCATAATGTGTATGTAAATGAAGGAAGTCCTGAGGAGGTTACCGCTTTTCAGACATTTTACGAAAAACAATATTTGGAAATTAACAAAGCGATAACGTATATTCGTTTTAAAATCAAATAG
- a CDS encoding SusC/RagA family TonB-linked outer membrane protein produces the protein MRQQITNIFYSFAFACVILAVLPVLAQQGNKTFLVRGQVIDSSDKLSVPGATIAEQDAENRTISGAVSDIDGNFAIRVKDPNNKLFISTIGYKSQRIEIKGRESIKVLLVSTVESLTEVVVISAKKADNGLMKIDDRNRTTSSISINAADLAYTQAASIDEALQGRMAGVDITADSGDPGAGMQIRIRGTSSISGSSDPLIVVDGMPYETTIPADFNFGTADEQSYSALLNIAQTDIETITVLKDAAATAMWGSRAASGVLLITTKRGGVSAPKITYTFKQTFSKTPSTVPMLNGDQYSQLIPEEYMNRNGVPLNTLTVKEFQYDPQDVYYFKNYGQNTDWIDAITQTGKTGEHNLSLLGGGEKARYFSSIGYYNSKGVTKGTGLEKLNARLNLDYVVSDRIRFRTDIAYSHNDTQRNYVNNFSSNDDKDLLRGVAYIKMPNMSIFEYDEMGNLTPNYFTPASNVQGTYSGTYNPVAMAEFATNNQVVDRITPHFNVNVDIIPKVLFSTFDLQFDYSSTKIKTFLPQNATGRPFTETVVNRASDADIDQSGIITKTNFVYQPDLGEKQNLQVLLSLQTNDSKSTSYEAMTSNTASSLLTDPSIPSRTQNSELTLKSGYGQYRSVGAVTSVQYGLLDRYIINLGLRADGNSRFGPENRYGYFPSISTRWRVSGEPFMKNITAINDLSIKASYGESGRAPNSDYRFYNVYTNYSTQYLDLNGVIPSNIELSNLRWEKLKGTNLGFTLQMFKNRVMIDLDLYKNLTTDLISKDLQLTSVSGYNKVDQNVGTLENKGFELNLNTTPYRSKHWKVDFNFNISSNENTIKEISEYYPSESGNTDKNGEYKRFLQVDNPFGSFYGYRFKGVYKDLEATKATDANGNKIVGPNGEQVLMRFNYPITDYTFQPGDAKYEDINHDGNIDSRDVVYLGNSNPKFIGGFGPNITLNNQFKLMLFFSYRLGYDVVNGADMKATNMYSYSNQSTAVLSRWRNPGDVTDMPRALYGSGYNWLGSDRYVENASFMRLRSVTFSYILGKNLVKKLRLQDVNCYITADNIITFTNYKGQDPEVNMKSGDPFAIAIDNSSTPPTKRVTLGVTLRF, from the coding sequence ATGAGACAACAAATTACAAATATATTTTACAGTTTTGCATTTGCTTGTGTTATTCTGGCTGTTTTACCAGTTTTGGCACAACAAGGGAATAAAACTTTTTTAGTCCGTGGTCAGGTTATTGACTCAAGTGATAAATTAAGTGTGCCAGGAGCTACTATTGCAGAACAAGATGCTGAAAATCGTACCATTTCTGGGGCAGTTTCAGATATTGATGGAAATTTTGCTATACGGGTAAAGGATCCAAATAACAAGTTATTTATTTCTACTATAGGATATAAATCGCAACGCATTGAAATTAAAGGTAGAGAATCAATTAAAGTTTTACTTGTTTCTACTGTAGAATCACTTACCGAGGTAGTTGTTATTAGTGCGAAAAAGGCTGACAATGGTTTAATGAAAATTGATGACCGAAATAGGACCACTAGTTCAATTAGTATAAACGCTGCAGACTTAGCTTATACACAAGCAGCAAGTATTGATGAAGCTTTACAGGGACGTATGGCTGGTGTAGATATTACAGCAGATAGTGGTGATCCTGGAGCAGGTATGCAAATCAGAATTAGAGGGACATCTTCAATTTCTGGATCTTCAGACCCTTTAATTGTAGTAGATGGAATGCCTTATGAAACAACTATACCAGCAGATTTTAACTTTGGTACGGCCGATGAACAAAGTTATTCAGCTTTATTAAATATTGCTCAAACAGATATTGAAACGATAACTGTTTTAAAAGATGCTGCTGCTACTGCAATGTGGGGTTCTCGAGCCGCCAGTGGAGTTTTATTAATTACTACTAAACGTGGAGGAGTAAGTGCGCCAAAAATTACGTATACTTTTAAACAGACTTTTTCTAAAACACCTTCTACAGTTCCAATGTTGAATGGAGATCAGTATTCTCAGTTGATTCCAGAAGAATATATGAATAGAAACGGTGTACCGTTGAATACTCTGACGGTTAAAGAGTTTCAATATGATCCTCAGGATGTTTACTATTTTAAAAATTACGGACAAAATACAGATTGGATAGATGCCATTACGCAAACAGGTAAAACTGGAGAGCACAACCTTTCTCTACTAGGAGGGGGAGAAAAAGCAAGATATTTTAGTTCCATTGGTTATTATAATTCCAAAGGGGTGACTAAAGGGACTGGGTTGGAGAAATTGAATGCCAGATTGAATTTAGATTATGTTGTTTCTGATCGTATTAGATTTAGAACCGATATTGCTTATTCACATAATGATACGCAGCGTAACTATGTAAATAATTTTAGTAGTAATGATGATAAGGATCTATTGCGTGGTGTTGCTTATATTAAAATGCCAAATATGAGTATTTTTGAATATGATGAAATGGGAAATCTTACACCCAATTATTTTACGCCGGCTTCAAATGTTCAAGGTACTTATTCAGGTACTTATAATCCAGTAGCAATGGCCGAATTTGCGACAAATAATCAAGTGGTAGATCGTATAACACCCCATTTTAATGTGAATGTCGATATTATTCCTAAAGTATTATTTTCTACATTTGATTTGCAATTTGATTATAGCAGTACAAAAATTAAAACTTTTTTACCACAAAATGCCACAGGACGTCCTTTTACTGAAACCGTTGTAAATAGAGCATCTGATGCTGATATTGACCAATCTGGTATTATAACAAAAACCAACTTTGTTTATCAGCCAGACTTGGGAGAAAAACAAAATTTACAAGTTTTATTATCATTGCAGACTAATGATTCTAAGTCTACTTCGTATGAAGCAATGACATCAAACACAGCTTCATCTTTATTAACAGATCCATCGATTCCATCAAGAACTCAAAATTCAGAATTGACCCTAAAAAGTGGTTATGGTCAATATAGAAGTGTTGGTGCAGTAACAAGTGTACAATATGGACTGCTGGATCGTTATATCATTAATTTGGGTTTGCGTGCTGATGGAAATTCCAGATTTGGTCCTGAAAACAGATATGGTTATTTCCCTTCTATATCGACTCGTTGGAGGGTTTCTGGGGAGCCTTTTATGAAAAATATTACAGCAATTAACGATTTGAGTATTAAAGCCAGTTACGGAGAATCTGGTAGGGCTCCAAATTCTGATTATCGTTTTTATAATGTTTATACGAACTATAGTACCCAGTATTTAGATCTTAATGGCGTAATACCTTCTAACATTGAATTGAGTAATTTACGCTGGGAAAAATTAAAAGGTACCAACTTAGGTTTCACCTTGCAAATGTTTAAAAACCGTGTTATGATAGATCTTGATTTGTATAAAAACTTGACTACAGATTTGATTTCTAAAGATCTTCAATTAACTAGTGTTTCGGGTTACAATAAGGTGGATCAGAACGTTGGAACATTAGAAAATAAAGGATTTGAATTAAATCTTAATACAACTCCTTATAGATCGAAACATTGGAAAGTTGATTTTAATTTCAATATTTCAAGTAATGAAAACACTATTAAAGAAATTTCAGAATATTATCCAAGTGAGAGTGGAAATACTGATAAAAATGGGGAATATAAGCGTTTCCTTCAAGTTGATAACCCATTTGGCTCATTCTACGGATACCGTTTCAAAGGAGTTTATAAAGATTTGGAAGCTACAAAGGCTACAGATGCCAACGGAAATAAAATTGTAGGGCCTAATGGAGAACAAGTATTGATGCGTTTCAATTATCCAATTACAGATTATACGTTTCAGCCTGGAGATGCTAAATATGAAGATATCAACCATGATGGTAACATTGATAGTCGTGACGTAGTTTATTTAGGAAATAGTAATCCTAAATTTATTGGAGGTTTTGGACCTAATATAACTCTTAATAACCAATTCAAGCTAATGCTTTTCTTTAGTTATAGATTAGGTTATGATGTTGTCAATGGTGCCGATATGAAGGCTACTAATATGTATTCATATAGTAATCAAAGTACAGCTGTTTTATCTAGATGGCGCAATCCTGGCGATGTAACGGATATGCCTAGAGCACTTTATGGATCGGGGTATAACTGGTTAGGCTCAGATCGTTATGTTGAAAATGCTTCTTTTATGCGTCTTCGTTCAGTTACCTTCAGTTATATTTTGGGTAAAAACTTAGTAAAAAAGTTAAGACTGCAGGATGTGAACTGTTATATAACTGCAGATAATATAATCACTTTTACTAACTATAAAGGTCAGGATCCTGAAGTAAATATGAAAAGTGGAGATCCTTTTGCCATTGCAATTGATAATTCTAGTACTCCACCAACAAAACGTGTTACACTTGGAGTTACACTTCGTTTCTAA